A window of Benincasa hispida cultivar B227 chromosome 9, ASM972705v1, whole genome shotgun sequence genomic DNA:
AGCATAATACTACTACTCCGTGCATCAAGATTTTATGAGGTGGCCAGATTGAGATTCATTTAGTTAGATTGGCATCTCATCACTGCATCGGTTGAGAGATGGAGGCCAGAGACACATACATTTCATGTGCCTACTAGAGAGTGTACTATCACGTTACAGGACATAGAAGTATTATTTGAGTTACTTGTTGACGGTGAGTCTGTTACCGGAGTAATGCATGATGATTGGttgaatatttttcaaatgttacTTGGTATAACCCCACCTACTAATAAAATCAGGGGAACAAGATTAAGTTTAACATGGCTAGGGACATAATTTTAAAGGCTTGATGATGATGTAgacgagtttgtataagatcctgataattcatgtaaagacatgtgagtggggtattctatataaagagtttgtataagatcagatcatgaaatgaatagtctctctctATAACACCGTTGTtggaagagacttacatttcattagatgaccataggtaacttgacttaaATCTTGCGTGAGTTgcgaacttctgcctatgaaggaggtcatttgatttgtatggtgagagtggccagtttcgtatactcaatatgcctatcattttgagaattcgtctgattggaaaGTTGAGAatgcaactacacaagaaggaattcacttctactctatagttagggtaagtagataaattgctctttaGAGTTGATTCCAGCTtgagaggggttcggttatagttggattataacaATGTGGTACCACACCCTCACTTGGCTCAAATATCATGTTATAATATCCAaatgcattaataaaataataatttaatgatCAAAACTTTTGCTGTTTACACGAGGACCTATTTGGTGTTTTTTAGgtcattaaatataaaattgtgaaccaaaataaattttgggTTAAGTTATgattttatagattttaaagtgtGTTAATAAATACCtaaatctaaatttttcttcttaaaaaaaaactttatacgTAATAACTCTTTAAGCTTTAAATAACATATAATCGATCCTTAAACTTGtattaaagaggaaaaaaagcctcaaacttttaatttcaatctCGTTTCgtaacaattttttaaattaaatttattttctcttcatttcttacaatgTGGTTGAATTTTCAGCCAAATTAAAAAACagaacaagtttttaaaagtaactttttttagttttcaaaatttggtttggttttttaaactattggaaATAAGTAgacaacaaagaaagaaatttggaggtgaaagtgtCTAATAGaccattaaatttataattttgttttgataAGTCATGCatccataaaattaaaagtttaaaattttattagtcATGAgatgaattgattttaaaagatcCAAATATATCAAGGCTTTATAggattgaaaattgaaattagaaaaCTCATTAACCTAgaaattacaaatttttttaatattattttttgtgaaatttgaagaatatatataagtactatatttcatatttcaaaataaaaaacctaaaagaaaataaaatcttgTGGTGGAGGCTGAGGCAACAAAGCACCAACGCCTTATCTTTCAAGAGGTTCGTCAATCCGAAGCCAGGAATTCCCAATAATCCCAAGATTTCGACTTAATTTTTGATTTGGGAGTCTAAATTTGCTCTCAAAGTTGATTGATCTCGCCTTCTACTCACTAATCATGGCTTCCATTGTTGCTACTCTTCCTCCGCCATTGTTGGCCCCTCGCAAAAGCTTTACTCTTCTGAACACTTCTCAGAAGCTCACTGCTTTCCCCATTGCAAGTAAGTTACATCACTCGAATAGAAATCCAATCATCCATTATTGATTCCTTATTAGTTCAATTTGTCATCCGTTTGAACTTCCCGCGTTGAAATTGATGTCCGTTCGATCGTGTTTATTAAGCTGCATTTCTTGATGTTTATTGTGcatttgtttcaattttgaattaaagggGGGTATTTCGATGCGACGCTGAAAGCTTTTTTTAGTAGAACTGCACTTTGTAGTGGGGCTAGAAAATGGTGCTTGTTACTCTTTTAAGACATGGCATTGAGGTTTTGGAGATGGAGGGTATCAGTTTATAGGTTTGGAACTTTAGAAATTTCAAATCTAGTGATTTTGCATAATTGATTGTTGACATTGGTATGATAGAATTTTCAGGATGATAGCGATCAGCATTGGTATTTTCTAGTCATTAAACAAAAGGGGTAACCAATGCACCTCATGTGTAGTAGCCTAGACAATTTGAGAGTGCTAGCTTGTTTCCATACACTAACATGCACAATTTACCACACAACTCACTTGCACAATTTGAGTGGTTCACAGTTTTTTTAGGTCTATTTACAGCAGACTATTGTATTATCAATGGGAGTAGGAGCTTCTTGTCATTGCCTCTAGTGGTTGGCAAATGGCACCCCTTAGGTAGCTTTCAACTTTGCAAATTGTATAAAACACCATGGATTGGTCTAGATTCTAGTGGTGAGTTAGGACTAATGTAAATAATAAAAGAGCTTAGAGGGAATGAGTTCATAGTGATCACTTACCTAGGATTTAATATTGTACAAGTTTCCTTAACAACAAAATGTTGTTTGGTCAAAAGATTGTCTTGTAAGAATGGTCGAGATCTGTGAAAGTTGGTCTAGATACTCATGAatgtaaaaaggaaaaaaaaaaagttattgtcAATTGTTTAGAAATTTGCATCTGAATTGTTATAGTTTCTTTGTAGTTCTCTATATGAAAATTTCAAGGTTATGCGTAAATATTGCAAAATATAATTCCCTTTTTCCTAGAGATGTATGGTAGACAATATTTTGGAATGGCACATCTGTTTAATTGTGTGCAACTAATTGGAGTTCTTCATATCTTATTCATCATACTACTTGTTCATAAATAATTGATCAAAATTGCAGACAGGCGTTCTGGCAATGTTGTTGTAAAGGCTGTTGGAGGGAGCTCGGAGTCTTCTACTTCCCTTGATATTATTAAATCTGTTCGAAATGTTGTAAGCACTTTTTTTGTTTGTCCCTTTTTATGTAAGCCTTCTTTATACATTGAAGATCTTGATATTTTCCTGTCCTATATATGGGTGATGAAAGTTTCCTTTCTTTGAAATTTACAAATGATGTTTGCTTTTTTGAGGAACGAGTACTAAAAGAGAGGGTGATTTTCTTCCCTCCAAGTGTTTTGATTGCTCTCTCATTACATTCTGTGGATGACAAATTTTACCTTAATCTTATAAGTATTTATATTTTGGGTTATGTACTTCTGGTGTCATTCTCTTGGTCCTTGTATTTTCAAATGTCCAAATTTAGTCTATgcactttcaataaattttaaagatagttatttgaagttaatttttatcaaaattatttaaataataatagtcACAATAATTTCTAACCTGAGCATTATTCAACGAGTTAAGGTTATCTCTTATCGAGTAAGAGGTTTGAAGTTAGATGAActcataaaacaataataataataataattttcatacaagAAAAGACACAATGtgaatatatttctaaaaacatATAGAGGGAAGGTTAGTTAAAACTAATTTTGCTAAGAAAAAGTTAACAATAGACTAACAAATTATTTCTAAGTTTTGTTGGAGATATACAAACTAAATCTAGACATTAGAAAGTAGAAAGACTAAAATATATTGAACTGATATTTTAACCTTGTATGTTTCTGGTTAACTTGTAACAGTGGGATCAACCTGAAGACCGACTGGCGCTTTTCGGCCTGGGGTTTGCAGCTGTAGCAACTGTATGGACAGCAACAAATCTTGTTACGGTAATTTAAAAACAACATTCCATTTGGGAAAATGAGAGACAAGATAATCACACAGCACGTTGAATTCTCAACCATGTCAGTGATTGCTCATGTTTTATTCCTTCCTTTCATCTTAAACTTATAAACCTGTTCATTCTCATTTGCTTGTAGGCCATTGACAAGCTGCCACTTCTTCCAGGTGTATTAGAATTCATAGGAGCACTGGTTTCTTGGGTAAGTCTGAACTCTGAAGCCATGGTTTTCTCTCCTTACAACTTCCATTACTGatcaatgtttttgttttcctcTATCAATTCCAGTGGTTTGTGTATCGCTATCTCTTGTTCAAGCCAAACCGGTGAGGCAAAATCGACTAGTTGTTTTTTCATTTGGTTCACATGTGAAGTCTTCTTGGTTCTGTATATCCGACATTTTTGCGGTCTTTAGCTCGTTGTTGTGAAATTTATGCAATCAGCTTGGGTTGTAGGAAACAGCCTTGAACATGAACTGACTCTTCTGTCTTTTTCACTGCAGGGAAGAGCTTTTGCAGATAATCAACAAGTCAATAATAGATGTATTTGGACAGTAAATTGTTGTTTGTTGTAGAAGGCCTGATTTGGACCAATCTTCattatatttcttcttttttacgAAGTGGTGAGTAAAGAGGGTTGGATGCTGGGTTGAGTTGTATTCAACAGTCGAGTGTGAATTTTAAATCAAAGGTGTTTGGTTCATCAATGCATTGCAATCCTAAATCTTCAATCTCTATACTCCATCCTTATCTGTTTATGTTTCAAAAATTTCCTTTATTTGCTATTATTTCATACTTTCTTAAATATATGATTATAGTAAcgctttattttaattttataggtGTTGGATTTAAGGTTTGGCATCTACTTTGTGCCATGTAGATTGTAAGTTTTTGGATCTATTCTAAtcatatacatatttatttatttattttgaaagagaCCATATAATTCAATTGACTAAGAAGAGTCTccttcaaaaaataattttgaaggaATCTTAATTGTTGATGTATAATACAACCAATCATTTATTGCCAGCACAATTTGTACTATAACTTTCATGTCTGAATTAAATCCAttgtcaaaataataataataatttgttaatttattaaaactcactttctatttttatttttaaacagTTGTAACTTAAAGCACATAAACTTTTAAAGaattatttttctcattattttaaatagtaaagttggtgaaaatattttcaagtatagcaaaggagtataataaatttatatggattagaggtttatttaattatttataaatttaaattttttgaagggatgaataaaatttgatggcctccaaaatttgaaattaaggatGTTTAAGTTTGGTTGATTGGGGGCTGGTCTTTTGGTTGTCATGCTCGCATTCAGTAGTGGTATCACAAGCCATGACTCTTTCGTGCTCCTTTGTGCTCTGAATTACAAGATTTTGGGGGAGTGAGACAGTTTTTACATTGTAGGAGAGGAGGCATCTTTAGAGTAATTCCACAGAATCAATGCTTAAAGAAATGGagtttattaaattataagGAAAGCATTGAGTTTGGACTTGGAGGTCATCTTTTAGGGACCATTTTGACCAATAAATTCATTGGTAGCCCATGTAAAAGCTGAAGGCTCGCATTCAGTAGTAATTGAAGATTCACAAGCAGATGTTGCCATTCTCCTCAGAAAGGTACCATTTTTTCTTAAATAGATAAACTCCAAGCTAAACAAGTTAACTCAGGTAAACTCTGGAAAATAATTATACAGAAGTTCAAGAATTCTTCTCCCTGTGCTCtactttttttccattttaaacaaagaaacaatttatttattaatgatgAAAAACAGACAAAAGGATTACCAGAGAGTGATGAAAGTAGCTACAAAAGCTCCTCATAAGAGTACACCACATAGagattataataataattcagTTGCCAACAAGAGCGCATAGTGTGAGGTTCGATTTtccaccccacactttaattacaatacctttaaaaaataataataattcagtCCAACGAGTGAAGAGGACAGGAGGCAGTCACTGAAGTTCCTACGCTTCTTGTCAAACCAAATAATCCAACTAGCTGGTGAAACCATCTCAATCCTAAATTTGTTAACTTCTCGATGTGGGCAATTGCtgttaaatattaattctttgAACCAGAAATCCTCCATCCTTTGTAGGAAGTACCAAGGGATGTTGAAAGTTGGTTGTTTGGTTGGGAAGCTCTATGTCCTTTTGACTGATAGATGATTTCATTGTTTGGTCGGGAAACTCTTTCTTTTGGTTTTCATCATCATTTAACTGATAAGGAGAGGATGGAGGTTGCTTCCCTTCTTTCCTGGCTGGAAAAGTGTGTTTTCAGGGAGGGGAGGAGGGATGTTTGCGTTTGGAGGCCCAATCCTTCAAGTGCTTCTCTTGTAAATCTTTTTTCAAGTTGCTTTTGGATCTCTCTCTTGGTAATGAGTTTGTCTTCGATGTGGTTTGAAGATAAAGATACCAAAGAAAATTAAGTTCTTTACCTGACAAGTTTTATTAGATCGAATTAACACTTTGGATAGGGTTGTTGGGAAGTTGCCCACGTTATTGGGCCCTTTATGCGGTATTCTCTATTGGAAGGCGAAGTAAGATGTGGGTCACCTGCTTTGGGATTGCCAGTTCGCGAGGTCTGTGTGAACTTGCTTCTTGCAGGAGTTTGATATGCAAATCGCTGATCAAAGGGACATTCGTGCGATGATCGGGGAGTTCCTCCTCAATCCGCCTAAAGGCCATTTTTTTATGGTTTGCTGGGATGTGTGCTTTGTTGTGAGATATTTAGGGTGAGAGGAATTCAAGAGTGTTTAGAGGCTTTAAGAAGGATCCTAGTGAAGTTTGGTATACCTTTGTATGTCCTTGTATTCTTTCgttctttctcaatgaaagttgtttctataaaaggaaaaaaaagaaggttGAAAGTTACACAAAAGATGGTTTTGTGTAAAGGAACAATGTAGCATTAGGTGGttcattatttcattattttattttcataaactACCAGAAGGAATCAGAATTCATTTTTTTGGGGGTTTCATTATTCCTGTAGAGTTGTCTTGACGCAAGAAATCTTCCTTTGGGTCAACTCTTCCATCTTAGTTTTATTCATTCTGTCTTTTATGAATTGTGAGTGGAGCCAAAAAAGAGTTTATGTTCTAAGCAcaaaaacattttcatattcATCTTTGAGAAGATACTTCTCTGCCAAAGATCAGTCAGATGGATAGAAGCtcacttactggttatggtggAAATACAATCTTAAaactatattattattattgtttttgtttttccatatattagattttatttgtATTCCTCTAAACCCAAGTTTCTTTGTTTTCGTTGccacaaaaaaaatatagggaAATTTAGACCAATGACTTAATATCTAGGTCCATAATGTCAAATGATCCGATTTTTTAAAGGAGAATTGGAGTATATAGCggaatttgatttttcattctgAAAAATGGCAAAACTGCCTAAGAATAAGAATTATGGCAACGCATGTGACATGCACATGGCCATAAATTTCTAAATGCCTTATTTGCCCTTGCCTTGTTAGTAGAtgttgatgaaactacaaataccaGGTATTCCAAAATAGAAAACAGGGTTGAGGTATATACAGGATAATTGTTGATATTTATCAAACTCCTAATTTTGCTCATGTAGTTAACATAATCTcaatagtttattattatttgagattctatttaaccacttttcgaatTTATCTCACCTTAATAAAGTATCCAAAAATTTTTCCGTTTTGGGAAAAGAAATATCACTTCCTAAAAAATGGGCATGCGTTGATTGCATAAGAATTTAGGTTTTCTTGTAGTTTCTTTAACAAGCTACTATTTTTGCTATAACTTTACAATTaggatttgatttaaaataaaccaatttCTTCCtaattttttcctcttttgaaatttaaatttatttttaatgtaaaaattagattttgataactactttacaaattgatttaaaataaaccaatcccttccttttttttccttaatgaTTCAAATTAgctatttgttttgatttgatttaaccactCTTCGAAAATATTTagagttaatcaatatttaatttatttatcactatttggattttaatttatgacatatctttagattttatattattttattcattttttttattattctaaattcgaattgatttttttattttaattaggattttacggaatatttatatatattaacatcttatcatattatatatcattaatttgtctttttgacaaacaaataagtattcacttttgcaattttattgtttttgctATGCCTCTACAACGAACGAGTTAGGCTTTTTCATAGGTTTTGTGGTTGATGAAGTTATAAATAATTGTTGAAACTTATGAAAACGGAATTATGaatataattgtaaataaacgaacttccttcctgatttttctcctcgaattatatttgaatttttattttattatcaaattaggttttatctaactacttatcgatttttttaatcaaaataaacaaaaacgtactgttttttctctccaatttatatttgaattatttttattatcaaatttgattatatgcaactaacttttgatttgtttatataagaagataataaaaaagcctaaatctcatcttcttcgtcttcttcattTAGCTGCCCCtaaaatctcattttcttctttgcaATCTCATGTCTTCGATAGTTGGTTCAGTAACTCTTTCTTGAATTCCATGCTAGCTTTTAACGACCACTCTCACCAGGTTGCCGACCTTTTTTCGCTTGTACACAtgttttttgcttttgtttcactttgaacatcattttcaacaatgaCGTTCTGGGATTGATAATGGTTAAAGTTGGTTTTCAAGATCCAATGAGCAAAATGGTCACATGGAATGAAGATTATGAGACTCCCTACAACTGGTTTGATGTCAAACGCAATCATACTTCTAATGGTCACATCGTCATAAAATTGCAATTCCTTAACATATTCACTTGTCAACAACAATTTTACTGGTAAAATCaactttgctctttctcacCTTAGAGGAGAGGAAGTCCATTGTTGTTTACATTcataagtttctaatgaccCCATCGACTGCTCATCATCTTCCCTGACATAAAGGACTATAttgggtgatttttaattttgttttttgaatgtTTAGATACTATGTATTTGTGGTTCTAGAATGTCTAGATGGAGTATATTTGTGGTATTTGTGTTGTTTTTGAAGCATTGTATCTCTGCATTTTCATTTGTACTTAATTTGGTTATTTTAggatagttttgtcatttactaattagtaatttttattatataaattcgttttgctatttttataatgaaacttttttgccatttttccaaatgaaactttaaaatttgttgtttctcttgtcagccattttttaaaaaactgtcAATTGACCTTCTGGTGACGTTATCACGGTATGAGATTACAAGAATTTCCCCTAATAACTGTCTCACTCTCGCTACTtggatctcgctctcgctgtcTGTCTATCTTCTATCGTGATGTGATTGTTTGTCATCATACgattgatttgacaattttcacgaaATCTGTCTACAATTTAAAATCGTTAATACACAAAAAACATGTAATGGTGAattctttaaaatctaaacttcaTTTGAACTGTCATTTTGATGAATGGAGATTTATTGAACGAAGTTTTCTAGAACGAAGTTTTTTGGAACCAAATGGAGTTTTCAGAACGGAACAAACTTTCCTTGAACCTGGTTTCATTGGTGTTTGTAGGAACATGTTCTTATAAAAGGAGCACAACGAAAGGGGTGTGAAAAATAGTGACAGTGAGAAAggcggagagagcgagatagaACGACAACGAGAGAGCGAGTTAGAGCGACAACGAGAGAGTGAGATAGAGCGACAAtgtgagagcgagattgagtgACAGTGTAAGAGCGAGATAGGGCGACAACGAGAGAGATCCATTACGATTTGCTTAATaaaaaatgttctcttgctttgtaggatgacagaaaAGTGTCTACTAATTCGATACGGAGGTCATTGGGATGAGAACCAAAATTTGTATGTTGGAGGCGAGCTAACAAGAATCATTATGTCTATTACCTTaaagtatgaagaacttaaagctCACATTTATAGGGTTGCAAATGTAAGTTGCTCAGAGTTTGATGTTGTTATGatagttaaatataagcttgactTTGAAGCCCCTCAACGGTACATATGGAATGATGGTGATgtttgcttttttctttttcgggAAGATCTTTGTAGAGTTCAGCTATATGTAATGCTAAAATCGTACCACGAAAAAAATGTGAATATGAGTTATGATGGTACAGAGGTAGACAGATAATATGAGGTATCATATGAGCTTAATCGagaagaggatgatattccattgtttATGAACACTcaaccatcaacattatcaatagACAATGACAACATTCATGCAGTGGACTTGGAAAGAGTAACTCAATGTAACGGATTTGTGCTTGGTAATGAGAGATCAGGAGGACTTACTTCAatggattgtggtccttcagAAGAGTGTAATCCTTTCATTgttggtaatgagagatcaacaaacttgaattttatggattgtggtccttcagAAGATTGTGATCCTTTCGTGGTTGATAACGAAAGATCAGTAGGATTGAATTCTATGGACCGTGGTCCTTTAGAGGTGCATAGACCTGCAGTGGCTATTAATGAGAGATCACatgattgaattccatgtcttcATGTCGTAGAGGGGAATTGATTATGCCTAGTACCTCTTCATCTGAGACAgatgttgaagttggtcaacttttttttttagtaagagtgatttaaaaatgagattgtctattctgtccataaacaataattttgaatataaggtaaGAAAGTCAACAAAGTCTTTGTTTAAGTAGAGCCTTCGTGCAGTGAAAATTCCAAAGTGTGATATATTTAAGATCACGAAGTATATGCGGCCGCACACATGTTCTATTGGGATTTTAAATCATGACCATAGACAACCATCGACTGCGGTAGTTGGTGAACTAATCAAAGACAAGTTTACAGGCATAGGACATGTTCATAAACCTCGTCACatcgttgaggatatgaggaaAGAGTACGACATAAATATAAGTTAGATAAAGTGTGGCATGCAAGGGAAATTGCTTATGCTCTTGCTAAGGGTACTCCAGAAGAGTCGTACCCTATTTTACGTGCATATGGTGAAGCTTTAAAAATGGATAATCCAGGTACAAGATTTGAAATTGGAACTTGAAAATGATGTCAGTTTCAAGTAcatgtttatggcattagggccttgtattagaggtttttCAAGTTGTTGGCTtgtgataattgttgatggatCGCATctgaaagaaaaatacaaaaggaCCATGTTGGTCGGCATATCCATGGATGGTAACAACCAAGTTTTTGaaaggaactcttaacaaagagcatccatgagcacgttcggatctttccgatttcattgtgaccgaaataccacacacattctaataaatagtcgacatgctttgataaataaaatacaagagattaAGTTCATATACCacttgaagactgtcttcacaACGAACTCAACCCAGTGGAAGCAAACCTCTACGAACTTTATCGCCCACCAAAGAGTCGGCTAccagcagcacgatcgtctacaagAACAGCAGCAACATGAACAAGCAcgagcggggacgacaccatcaTTTAGAACCCTTGCGGATGTCTTtgttggtattctcggagtgagaatccaaagcgtggtctttgttgaatttggtaaaggaagGAGAACAAAGCTGATCATGTAGAAtgataagtaagtgggagaaggctatcgtatagcggatgtttatcgtatagagaaaactacacgatcatgtaggttttactaagcgatcgtttagtaattggTAAGCGATTTTTTAGAAAACTCGGCATGccagatgatcgtttagaaaagttaaacgatcgtttagaaaaaagcatgtgatcgtttagatgcgggatgtacgatcgtttaagcgataaggctctatcatataggctctcagctaagcgTTCAAAATGTTTTCACACCTTTTGCGatttttttcgaactctttgcaaaatgaaaccaattttcattttattcttcagttacaataaccaaatAAAGATACTCCCACTAACGCGCGATTGAGGAGAAGATTTCggtcaattatcacataattaaccaatttaattataaaagaatataatcatattatattcttaccctatagtttgatatcatatatctactatagtaatttctcctccacttgatgtaaatcatatttataagttatttcctccaaaataatgtatctcatacatttagtcaattatatcatatataattaaccagtccaattatatcatatataatcgaactccttcttgtcaatttgaacatttcaaattgacccaaaaactgattctcgactttatccaagctacctagggaaccttatggatctgtggctcgaagctccaacggtacgtgaatagctgactaaactctttagccatgagatccaccatccgttaactaccagacattccactaa
This region includes:
- the LOC120085602 gene encoding protein CURVATURE THYLAKOID 1C, chloroplastic, with product MASIVATLPPPLLAPRKSFTLLNTSQKLTAFPIANRRSGNVVVKAVGGSSESSTSLDIIKSVRNVWDQPEDRLALFGLGFAAVATVWTATNLVTAIDKLPLLPGVLEFIGALVSWWFVYRYLLFKPNREELLQIINKSIIDVFGQ